In Herbaspirillum sp. WKF16, one genomic interval encodes:
- a CDS encoding ArnT family glycosyltransferase: MFFFTSAPEVGPKPVRSITAASRRGQENPSSRAWLLLAAIACAWLLPGIFGHGPWKQDETYSFGIIHHMLLSGEYLVPVNAGEPFMEKPPLYYWTAALTAHLLHPLLEYHDGARVASVLFNLGTLFFVARVAQMVWNEPRVLSLPVLGTLALFAGSPGMIKHAHDMFTDVALVCGAAMATCGLLAIAINEQRRTPALSAALCFGTGVGITLMSKGLFVPLIFAATAACVSALVAECRSRSYWKMVGVAVLASLPFFIIWPALLAWHSAPLFMEWFWDNNVGRFLGFSVARLGSDNDRTVIFRALCGFALPGSVLALLTLAVGGWRGLGNPRIALPLSFVLISIAVLQSSATARQLYLLPVLLPLVMVGAVAVPRLPDWMHIAWDWFARIGFAVLAAVIWATYAVSSLPVEHHHWIAYFGKWLPLGFITPFQPLALAGAVAMTGLWLWSLDKIRLAGKWRGAFSWFGGITLMWGLAYTLLLPWGDYGKSYEYVYDDLRGSIAAAWREGQCMASQNLGESEAPMLYYYTGILHQPIDNIGRTACNWLIQGAPHQPALPPGEWKQFWQGHRDGDEGQMLYVYHRTR; encoded by the coding sequence ATGTTCTTCTTCACCTCGGCTCCCGAAGTCGGGCCGAAACCTGTCCGTTCCATCACCGCCGCCTCACGGCGCGGCCAAGAAAACCCGTCGTCGCGCGCCTGGCTGCTGCTGGCTGCGATCGCCTGCGCGTGGCTGCTGCCGGGCATCTTCGGGCACGGCCCCTGGAAACAGGACGAGACCTATAGCTTCGGCATCATCCATCACATGCTGCTCTCGGGCGAATACCTGGTGCCCGTCAATGCCGGTGAGCCCTTCATGGAAAAGCCGCCGCTCTATTACTGGACCGCGGCGCTGACGGCCCACTTGCTCCATCCCCTGCTCGAATACCACGACGGCGCGCGGGTGGCCAGCGTGCTCTTCAACCTCGGCACGCTGTTCTTCGTCGCGCGCGTGGCGCAGATGGTGTGGAACGAACCCCGCGTGCTCAGCCTGCCGGTGCTCGGCACGCTGGCGCTGTTCGCCGGCTCGCCGGGCATGATCAAGCACGCGCACGATATGTTCACCGACGTCGCGCTGGTGTGCGGCGCCGCCATGGCGACCTGCGGCCTGCTGGCCATCGCCATCAACGAGCAGCGCCGCACTCCGGCCCTGTCGGCGGCGCTGTGCTTCGGCACGGGAGTCGGCATCACGCTGATGAGCAAGGGCCTGTTCGTGCCGCTGATCTTCGCCGCCACCGCCGCCTGCGTGAGTGCGCTGGTGGCCGAATGCCGCTCGCGCTCGTACTGGAAGATGGTGGGCGTTGCGGTGCTCGCCTCGCTGCCTTTCTTCATCATCTGGCCCGCCCTGCTGGCCTGGCACTCGGCGCCGCTGTTCATGGAATGGTTCTGGGACAACAACGTCGGCCGCTTCCTCGGCTTCTCGGTCGCCAGGCTGGGTTCTGACAACGACCGCACCGTGATCTTCCGCGCGCTGTGCGGCTTCGCCCTGCCCGGCTCGGTGCTGGCGCTGCTCACGCTGGCCGTGGGCGGCTGGCGCGGCCTGGGCAACCCACGCATCGCGCTGCCGCTGTCCTTCGTGCTGATCAGCATCGCCGTGCTGCAAAGCTCGGCCACGGCGCGCCAGCTCTACCTGCTGCCGGTGCTGCTGCCGCTGGTGATGGTCGGCGCCGTCGCGGTGCCGCGCCTGCCGGACTGGATGCACATTGCCTGGGACTGGTTCGCGCGCATCGGCTTCGCCGTCCTGGCGGCGGTGATCTGGGCCACCTATGCGGTGTCCTCCCTGCCGGTCGAGCATCACCATTGGATCGCCTATTTCGGCAAATGGCTGCCGCTGGGCTTCATCACGCCGTTCCAGCCGCTGGCGCTGGCCGGCGCCGTGGCCATGACCGGCCTGTGGCTGTGGAGCCTGGACAAGATCCGGCTGGCCGGCAAGTGGCGCGGCGCCTTCAGCTGGTTTGGCGGCATCACCCTGATGTGGGGCCTGGCCTATACCCTGCTGCTGCCCTGGGGCGATTACGGCAAGAGCTACGAATACGTCTACGACGACCTGCGCGGCAGCATCGCCGCGGCCTGGCGGGAGGGCCAATGCATGGCCAGCCAGAACCTCGGCGAATCCGAGGCGCCGATGCTCTATTACTACACCGGCATCCTGCACCAGCCGATCGACAACATCGGCCGCACCGCCTGCAACTGGCTGATCCAGGGCGCGCCTCACCAGCCGGCGCTGCCGCCGGGCGAGTGGAAGCAGTTCTGGCAGGGCCACCGCGACGGCGACGAAGGGCAGATGCTGTACGTCTACCACCGGACGCGCTGA
- the uvrA gene encoding excinuclease ABC subunit UvrA gives MEEIRIRGARTHNLKNINLDLPRNKLIVITGLSGSGKSSLAFDTLYAEGQRRYVESLSAYARQFLQLMEKPDVDMIEGLSPAISIEQKATSHNPRSTVGTVTEIHDYLRLLYARVGTPYCPDHPEHPLEAQSVSQMVDAVLALPEDTKLMIMAPVVANRKGEHADLFEEMQAQGFIRFRIQSGTGVAKVYEVDELPKLKKTEKHTIDVVIDRVKVKADIKQRLAESFETALRLAEGRAIALEMDSGKEHLYSNKFACPICGYSLQELEPRLFSFNNPMGACPECDGLGHIEFFDPKRIVAFPNLSLASGAIKGWDRRNQFYFQMLTSIAAYYGFDLDVPFEQLDDKAQQAVLFGSGRQAIPFAYVNERGRTVVKEHTFEGVVNNLQRRYRETDSMAVKEELAKFINEKQCPSCHGARLRVEARYVKVGAGKQQRAIYEVAATPLRETLHFFETLKLSGAKKEIADRIIKEIVSRLTFLNNVGLDYLSLERSADTLSGGEAQRIRLASQIGSGLTGVMYVLDEPSIGLHQRDNDRLIDTLRHLRDIGNTVLVVEHDEDAIRTADFVVDMGIGAGVHGGDVIAQGTLEEILKNKKSLTAKYLNGTLEIAVPKKRTPCDEERMLTITGASGNNLKNVDLELPVGLLTCVTGVSGSGKSTLVNDTLYLSASRHLYGSQTEPAAHEAIGGLEHFDKVIAVDQAPIGRTPRSNPATYTGLFTPIRDLFATVPMAKERGYSAGRFSFNVKGGRCEACQGDGVIKVEMHFLPDVYVPCDVCHGKRYNRETLEVQYKGKNITEILDLTVEDAHEFFKPVPLIARKLQTLLDVGLGYIKLGQSATTLSGGEAQRVKLSLELSKRDTGRTLYILDEPTTGLHFHDIDLLLKVIHRLRDQGNTVTIIEHNLDVIKTADWIIDLGPEGGAGGGKIVAAGTPEDVAKNPASVTGKYLAPLLKKKK, from the coding sequence ATGGAAGAAATTCGCATTCGCGGCGCGCGCACGCACAACCTGAAGAATATCAACCTAGACCTCCCCCGCAACAAGCTGATCGTGATCACCGGCCTGTCGGGATCGGGCAAGTCTTCGCTGGCGTTCGACACGCTGTACGCCGAAGGCCAGCGCCGCTACGTCGAATCGCTGTCGGCCTACGCGCGCCAGTTCCTGCAGCTGATGGAAAAACCTGACGTCGACATGATCGAAGGCCTGTCGCCGGCGATCTCGATCGAGCAGAAGGCGACCTCGCACAACCCGCGTTCCACCGTGGGGACGGTGACCGAGATCCACGATTACCTGCGCCTGCTGTACGCGCGCGTGGGCACCCCGTACTGCCCCGACCATCCCGAGCATCCGCTGGAGGCGCAATCGGTGTCGCAGATGGTGGACGCCGTGCTGGCGCTGCCCGAAGACACCAAGCTGATGATCATGGCGCCGGTGGTGGCCAACCGCAAGGGCGAGCACGCCGACCTGTTCGAGGAGATGCAGGCGCAGGGCTTCATCCGCTTCCGCATCCAGAGCGGCACCGGCGTGGCCAAGGTCTACGAGGTCGATGAACTGCCCAAGCTGAAGAAGACCGAGAAGCACACCATCGACGTCGTGATCGACCGCGTCAAGGTCAAGGCCGACATCAAGCAGCGCCTGGCCGAGAGCTTCGAGACCGCGCTGCGCCTGGCCGAAGGCCGCGCCATCGCGCTTGAGATGGATTCCGGCAAGGAACACCTGTACTCCAACAAGTTCGCCTGCCCCATCTGCGGCTATTCGCTGCAGGAACTCGAACCCCGCCTGTTCTCCTTCAACAACCCGATGGGCGCGTGCCCCGAGTGCGACGGCCTGGGCCACATCGAGTTCTTCGACCCCAAGCGCATCGTCGCCTTCCCCAACCTGTCGCTGGCTTCGGGCGCGATCAAGGGCTGGGATCGCCGCAACCAGTTCTACTTCCAGATGCTCACCAGCATCGCCGCCTATTACGGCTTCGACCTCGACGTGCCCTTCGAGCAGCTCGACGACAAGGCGCAGCAGGCCGTGCTGTTCGGCTCGGGCCGCCAGGCCATCCCGTTCGCCTACGTCAACGAGCGCGGCCGCACCGTGGTCAAGGAGCACACCTTCGAAGGCGTGGTCAACAACCTGCAGCGCCGCTACCGCGAGACCGATTCGATGGCGGTCAAGGAAGAACTGGCCAAGTTCATCAACGAGAAGCAATGCCCGTCCTGCCACGGCGCCCGCCTGCGGGTGGAGGCGCGCTACGTGAAGGTCGGCGCCGGCAAGCAACAACGCGCCATCTATGAGGTGGCCGCCACGCCGCTGCGCGAGACGCTGCATTTCTTCGAGACCTTGAAGCTGAGCGGCGCCAAGAAGGAAATCGCCGACCGCATCATCAAGGAAATCGTCTCGCGCCTGACCTTCCTGAACAACGTCGGCCTCGACTACCTGTCGCTGGAACGCAGCGCCGACACCCTCTCCGGCGGCGAGGCGCAGCGCATCCGCCTGGCCTCGCAGATAGGCTCGGGCCTGACCGGCGTGATGTACGTGCTCGACGAGCCCTCCATCGGCCTGCACCAGCGCGACAACGACCGCCTGATCGACACCCTGCGCCACCTGCGCGACATCGGCAACACCGTGCTGGTGGTGGAGCACGACGAGGACGCCATCCGCACCGCCGACTTCGTGGTCGACATGGGCATCGGCGCCGGCGTGCACGGCGGCGACGTGATCGCCCAGGGCACGCTGGAAGAGATCCTCAAGAACAAGAAGTCGCTGACCGCCAAGTACCTCAACGGCACGCTGGAAATCGCCGTGCCCAAGAAGCGCACGCCCTGCGACGAAGAGCGCATGCTGACCATCACCGGCGCCAGCGGCAATAACCTGAAGAACGTCGACCTGGAACTGCCGGTGGGCTTGCTGACCTGCGTGACCGGCGTGTCCGGCTCGGGCAAGTCGACGCTGGTCAACGACACGTTGTACCTGTCGGCCTCGCGTCACCTGTACGGCTCCCAGACCGAACCGGCGGCGCACGAGGCGATCGGCGGCCTGGAGCACTTCGACAAGGTGATCGCGGTCGACCAGGCGCCGATCGGCCGCACCCCGCGCTCCAACCCGGCCACCTACACCGGCCTGTTCACGCCGATCCGCGACCTGTTCGCCACCGTGCCGATGGCCAAGGAACGCGGCTACAGCGCCGGGCGCTTCTCCTTCAACGTCAAGGGCGGCCGCTGCGAGGCCTGCCAGGGCGACGGCGTGATCAAGGTCGAGATGCACTTCCTGCCGGACGTGTACGTGCCCTGCGACGTCTGCCACGGCAAGCGCTACAACCGCGAGACGCTGGAAGTGCAGTACAAGGGCAAGAACATCACCGAGATCCTCGACCTGACGGTGGAGGACGCGCACGAGTTCTTCAAGCCGGTGCCGCTGATCGCGCGCAAGCTGCAAACGCTCCTGGACGTGGGCCTGGGCTACATCAAGCTGGGCCAGAGCGCGACCACGCTGTCGGGCGGCGAAGCCCAACGGGTGAAGCTGTCGCTGGAACTGTCCAAGCGCGACACCGGCCGCACGCTGTACATCCTGGACGAGCCGACCACCGGCCTGCACTTCCATGACATCGACCTGCTGCTCAAGGTGATCCACCGCCTGCGCGACCAGGGCAACACGGTGACCATCATCGAGCACAACCTGGACGTCATCAAGACCGCCGACTGGATCATCGACCTCGGCCCCGAAGGCGGCGCGGGCGGCGGCAAGATCGTCGCGGCCGGCACGCCCGAGGATGTGGCGAAGAACCCGGCCAGCGTCACCGGCAAGTACCTGGCGCCGCTGCTCAAGAAGAAAAAGTAA
- a CDS encoding phytanoyl-CoA dioxygenase family protein yields MSNPLSPAQVESFRKEGYLVLKGMVAPEQRERLMAVTQDHLRRAVAPLEYEADVGYEGAPASLDAEGGRTARRLRAAWQRDGAYREWAADPRLVAMLHQLFGEPVCITLAHHNCVMTKHPTFGTATGWHRDIRYWSFPRNELVSVWLALGAETPENGGLKFIPGSHLLQLQPEQMDELDFLRPEVPANQGLFAQGISPVLAPGDVVLFHSGLFHAAGRNDSDQVKCSAVFAYHGASNPPVPGTRSAAAEDIPLDA; encoded by the coding sequence ATGTCAAACCCGCTCTCGCCCGCCCAGGTTGAAAGCTTCCGCAAGGAAGGCTACCTGGTGCTCAAGGGCATGGTCGCGCCCGAACAGCGCGAACGCCTCATGGCCGTTACGCAGGATCACCTGCGCCGCGCCGTCGCTCCCCTCGAATATGAAGCCGATGTCGGCTATGAAGGCGCGCCCGCCTCGCTGGACGCCGAAGGCGGCCGCACCGCCCGGCGCCTGCGCGCGGCCTGGCAGCGCGACGGCGCCTATCGCGAGTGGGCCGCCGACCCGCGCCTGGTGGCCATGCTGCACCAGCTGTTCGGCGAACCGGTGTGCATCACGTTGGCGCACCACAATTGCGTGATGACCAAGCATCCCACCTTCGGCACCGCCACCGGCTGGCACCGCGACATCCGTTATTGGTCATTCCCGCGCAACGAGCTGGTCTCGGTGTGGCTGGCGCTGGGCGCGGAGACGCCGGAGAACGGCGGACTCAAGTTCATCCCCGGATCGCACCTGCTGCAGCTGCAACCGGAACAGATGGACGAACTGGATTTCCTGCGTCCCGAAGTGCCGGCCAACCAGGGGCTGTTCGCCCAGGGTATTTCCCCCGTGCTGGCGCCGGGGGACGTGGTGCTGTTCCACAGCGGCCTGTTCCATGCAGCGGGCCGCAACGACAGCGACCAGGTCAAATGCTCGGCGGTGTTCGCCTATCACGGCGCCAGCAACCCGCCGGTGCCGGGCACGCGCTCGGCGGCCGCGGAAGACATCCCGCTGGACGCCTGA
- a CDS encoding methyl-accepting chemotaxis protein: protein MFSKLTIKARLIFVIGFLAILLVASGALGLASLKSTNTQMRSLYEDRLVALSQLEDVSAGLDTGRYGISTAIVGDSGDIDKGMEQLEASIKKSDARLKEYLDTYLTPEEKVLADKFVPQRQKLIAEGVKPAVQSLRDRDFQGASELYNGVMLKLFNEAHATMGQLMDLQRRVGRELYEDAQNRYQTLVGVMSAAIVIGLAVAIFMGFLLVRAISRPLEQAVKVAQGVAAGDLTQEIEVRSRDETGQLMAALKEMNGNLQRIVGEVRVSTDTINTASAEIATGNLDLSSRTEQQAGSLEETASAMEELTSTVKQNADNARQANQLAASASDVASRGGEVVRQVVDTMSSINDSSRKIVDIISVIDGIAFQTNILALNAAVEAARAGEQGRGFAVVASEVRSLAQRSASAAKEIKGLIDDSVAKVGNGSALVAQAGQTMDEVVASVRRVTDVMGEITAASHEQSTGIEEVNRAITQMDETTQQNAALVEEAAAAAQSLQEQAVRLSTAVSVFRISGMQETRAATPVAPARPAAAAVAPKPPVAKVAPPVRAAAPKLAAASPRTAPAEDDWEQF from the coding sequence ATGTTCAGCAAATTAACGATCAAGGCGCGCCTGATCTTCGTCATCGGCTTTCTCGCCATCCTGCTGGTCGCCTCCGGGGCGCTGGGATTGGCGAGCCTCAAATCCACCAACACCCAGATGCGCTCGCTATATGAGGACCGCCTGGTCGCCCTGTCGCAACTGGAAGACGTCTCGGCCGGGCTCGACACCGGCCGCTACGGCATCTCCACGGCCATCGTCGGCGACTCGGGGGATATCGACAAGGGCATGGAGCAGCTGGAAGCATCGATCAAGAAGAGCGACGCCAGGTTGAAGGAATATCTCGACACCTACCTGACTCCGGAAGAGAAGGTATTGGCCGACAAGTTCGTGCCGCAGCGCCAGAAGCTCATTGCCGAAGGCGTCAAGCCGGCGGTGCAGTCCTTGCGCGACCGCGATTTCCAGGGCGCCAGCGAACTCTATAACGGCGTCATGCTGAAGCTGTTCAACGAGGCGCACGCCACCATGGGCCAGCTGATGGATCTGCAGCGCCGCGTCGGGCGCGAACTCTATGAGGACGCGCAAAACCGTTACCAGACCCTGGTCGGCGTGATGAGCGCGGCCATCGTGATCGGCCTGGCGGTGGCGATCTTCATGGGCTTCCTGCTGGTGCGCGCGATCTCGCGTCCGCTGGAGCAGGCGGTGAAGGTGGCCCAGGGCGTGGCCGCCGGCGACCTGACGCAGGAAATCGAGGTGCGCAGCCGCGACGAAACCGGCCAGCTGATGGCGGCCCTGAAGGAAATGAACGGCAACCTGCAGCGCATCGTCGGCGAGGTGCGCGTCTCCACCGACACCATCAACACCGCCTCGGCTGAAATCGCCACCGGCAACCTCGATCTTTCCTCGCGCACCGAGCAACAGGCCGGCTCGCTGGAGGAAACCGCCTCGGCCATGGAGGAGCTCACCTCCACCGTCAAGCAAAACGCCGACAACGCGCGCCAGGCCAACCAGCTGGCGGCCTCGGCTTCCGACGTCGCCTCGCGCGGCGGCGAGGTGGTGCGCCAGGTGGTCGACACCATGAGCTCGATCAACGATTCCTCGCGCAAGATCGTCGACATCATCAGCGTGATCGACGGCATTGCCTTCCAGACCAACATCCTGGCGCTGAACGCCGCGGTGGAAGCGGCGCGCGCCGGCGAACAGGGCCGCGGCTTTGCCGTGGTCGCCTCCGAGGTGCGCTCGCTGGCGCAGCGTTCGGCCTCCGCCGCCAAGGAAATCAAAGGCCTCATCGACGACTCCGTGGCCAAGGTCGGCAACGGCAGCGCGCTGGTGGCGCAGGCCGGACAGACCATGGATGAAGTGGTGGCCAGCGTCCGGCGCGTGACCGACGTCATGGGCGAGATCACCGCTGCCAGCCACGAGCAGAGCACCGGGATCGAAGAGGTCAACCGCGCCATCACGCAGATGGATGAAACCACGCAGCAGAACGCCGCGCTGGTGGAGGAGGCGGCGGCCGCCGCGCAATCGCTTCAGGAACAGGCGGTGCGCTTGTCCACCGCGGTCAGCGTGTTTCGCATCAGCGGCATGCAGGAAACCCGCGCCGCGACGCCTGTTGCGCCCGCCAGGCCCGCTGCTGCTGCTGTTGCACCCAAGCCGCCCGTTGCCAAGGTAGCGCCGCCGGTCCGCGCCGCCGCGCCCAAGCTGGCGGCGGCCTCGCCCCGGACGGCGCCGGCCGAGGACGATTGGGAGCAATTCTGA
- a CDS encoding AEC family transporter, whose product MDLIERIASIILPVFAIIAMGYGYARWRGEVVRMDMASVNRVSMEALAPLMIFSALSSKSFDLYHNGWLILASVLISLGSGLLAWPVARALGYDKRTFLPPMMYNNGGNMGLPLLLLAFGQEALPAAVALFTASTFIYFSLCVKMIQTGREQRPGSLLRLLSSPIMLAMILGVLCAVLRVSLPGPLFSAMKLLGEASIPVMLFSLGVRMLDISFRSWHIGLVGAAVCPLAGLLCALVLDQVLPLTAVQRGEMYLFAALPPAVLCFMVAEQYRQEPDKVAAIVLMGNLAAIVFVPFGLWLGLPEH is encoded by the coding sequence ATGGACCTGATCGAACGCATCGCCTCCATCATCCTGCCGGTGTTCGCCATCATCGCCATGGGTTACGGCTACGCCCGCTGGCGCGGCGAGGTGGTGCGCATGGACATGGCCTCGGTCAATCGCGTTTCGATGGAGGCGCTGGCGCCGCTGATGATCTTCAGCGCGCTGTCGTCCAAGTCCTTCGACCTCTACCATAACGGCTGGCTGATCCTGGCCAGCGTGCTGATCTCGCTCGGCTCGGGCCTGCTGGCCTGGCCCGTGGCGCGCGCGCTGGGCTACGACAAGCGCACCTTCCTGCCGCCGATGATGTACAACAACGGCGGCAACATGGGCCTGCCGCTGCTCCTGCTGGCGTTCGGCCAGGAGGCGCTGCCGGCGGCGGTGGCGCTGTTTACAGCTTCCACCTTCATCTACTTTTCGCTGTGCGTGAAGATGATCCAGACCGGCCGCGAGCAGCGTCCGGGTTCGCTGCTGCGGCTGCTCTCCAGTCCCATCATGCTGGCCATGATCCTGGGCGTGCTGTGCGCGGTGTTGCGCGTCAGTCTCCCCGGCCCGCTGTTCTCGGCAATGAAGCTGCTGGGCGAGGCCAGCATTCCCGTCATGCTGTTCTCGCTGGGCGTGCGCATGCTCGACATCAGTTTCAGGAGCTGGCACATCGGCCTGGTGGGCGCCGCCGTGTGCCCGCTGGCGGGCCTGCTGTGCGCTCTGGTGCTGGACCAGGTGCTGCCACTGACCGCCGTGCAACGCGGCGAGATGTACCTGTTCGCGGCGCTGCCGCCGGCGGTGCTGTGCTTCATGGTGGCTGAGCAGTATCGCCAGGAGCCCGACAAGGTCGCCGCCATCGTGCTGATGGGGAACCTGGCGGCCATCGTCTTCGTTCCCTTCGGGCTCTGGCTGGGACTGCCGGAACATTGA